From a single Coregonus clupeaformis isolate EN_2021a unplaced genomic scaffold, ASM2061545v1 scaf0005, whole genome shotgun sequence genomic region:
- the LOC121577824 gene encoding ly6/PLAUR domain-containing protein 1-like translates to MQSFVLLASLCGCVLCSVWPFQMQCYHCEETLLDNDCSAPKFIVNCTANVQNACQKEVIVGENGVSYRKACASFSTCLIVSAGYQSFCVPGRVGSVCISCCNTPLCNGPRPPRISLAPTHPPARPTTLLIITVAVGTLP, encoded by the exons ATGCAATCGTTTGTTCTCCTCGCTTCTCTGTGTGGATGCGTCCTCTGTTCAG tctggccATTTCAGATGCAGTGTTACCACTGTGAAGAGACTCTGTTGGACAATGACTGTTCAGCTCCAAAGTTCATTGTCAACTGCACAGCAAACGTCCAGAATGCCTGTCAGAAGGAGGTGATTGTGGGTGAAAATG GTGTGTCCTACAGGAAGGCCTGTGCCTCTTTCTCCACCTGTCTGATCGTGTCAGCAGGGTATCAGTCCTTCTGCGTCCCGGGTCGGGTGGGCTCTGTCTGCATCAGCTGCTGTAACACCCCCCTCTGCAACGGACCCCGCCCCCCCAGGATTTCCCTGGCCCCCACCCATCCTCCCGCCAGACCCACTACCCTCCTCATCATCACTGTTGCTGTGGGAACACTGCCCTGA